One Clarias gariepinus isolate MV-2021 ecotype Netherlands chromosome 18, CGAR_prim_01v2, whole genome shotgun sequence genomic window carries:
- the LOC128506264 gene encoding zinc finger protein 485-like, with amino-acid sequence MEAAVQEECVGGAGGGGGGEEAVLQLHLLCDPPPSLSCTVSVVTDLSMADISDLYAEVCELRELVCALEESLQRQKAMNTRQDETLCSLCKAQLRPPDARQSVCGDREEGRVSHTPVKVCSVKVVDCRTMELIPPVASDEEGEPNPDEEEVSAPCNSDNGGSQSPSPKRQGNRNKHQNRDSSRYSEANGDAEEVKSVCGVRERRFRCSQCDKSYSSAQSLQKHVKRHSKEMRFCCEECGKGFVTSAELKLHSSRHTGVSSFVCEVCGLHLAGSSGLKAHMMMHRDERPFSCRECGKTFRTKGNLKAHLRTHTGEKPYRCSYCERTFSHAPRVKIHERSHTNEKPFKCQTCGKSFSRVDGLRSHESVHTGAKPYQCSHCGKSFRQSGHLLCHERTHTGERPYLCSDCGKSFSNYGHFRSHRRIHTGERPYQCAECGKSFSKQSTLYHHSKTHTGERPYKCTQCDKTFARSCTLKQHQRMHSGEKPYQCVVCGDKFAFLSSLHQHRKKHWQDGLQDGAATQALSAQALATGISSEALPETSLK; translated from the exons ATGGAAGCCGCGGTTCAGGAGGAGTGTGTGGGcggagcaggaggaggaggaggaggagaagaagccGTCCTGCAGCTCCACCTGCTCTGTGATCCTCCTCCGTCTCTGTCCTGCACGGTGTCGGTCGTGACCGATCTGTCCATGGCCGACATTTCGGACCTCTACGCTGAAGTGTGTGAGCTCAGAGAGCTGGTGTGTGCGCTGGAGGAGTCTCTACAGCGACAGAAAGCCATGAACACtcgccag GATGAGACGCTGTGCTCGCTGTGTAAAGCTCAGCTCCGCCCTCCTGACGctagacagagtgtgtgtggcgACCGTGAGGAAGGGCGTGTGTCACACACTCCAGTGAAGGTGTGTTCGGTGAAGGTGGTGGACTGTAGGACCATGGAACTGATCCCGCCTGTGGCCAGTGACGAGGAGGGAGAACCGAACCCGGACGAAGAGGAAGTGAGCGCCCCCT GTAACAGCGACAATGGCGGCAGTCAGTCTCCTTCTCCTAAAAGACAAGGTAACAGAAACAAACACCAAAACCGAGATTCGTCACGCTACTCTGAAGCGAACGGAGACGCTGAGGAGGTAAAAAGTGTCTGCGGCGTTCGAGAGAGACGGTTCAGATGCTCGCAGTGCGATAAAAGCTACAGCTCGGCACAAAGCCTGCAGAAGCATGTGAAGAGACACTCCAAGGAGATGCGTTTCTGCTGCGAGGAGTGCGGGAAGGGGTTTGTGACATCGGCCGAGCTGAAACTGCACTCCAGTCGCCACACGGGCGTCAGCAGCTTCGTCTGCGAGGTGTGCGGGCTTCACCTCGCCGGCTCGTCCGGCCTGAAAGCGCACATGATGATGCACAGGGACGAGAGACCGTTCTCCTGCAGGGAGTGCGGCAAGACGTTCCGGACGAAGGGGAACCTCAAGGCGCACCTGAGGACACACACCGGAGAGAAACCGTACCGCTGCTCGTACTGCGAGCGCACCTTCAGCCATGCGCCACGCGTCAAGATCCACGAGCGCTCGCACACCAACGAGAAGCCGTTCAAATGCCAGACCTGCGGAAAGAGCTTCTCGCGCGTGGATGGGCTCCGGTCGCACGAGAGTGTCCACACAGGCGCGAAGCCGTACCAGTGCTCGCACTGCGGGAAGAGCTTCCGCCAGTCCGGACACCTGCTGTGTCACGAAAGGACGCACACCGGAGAGCGGCCGTACCTCTGCTCCGACTGCGGGAAGAGCTTCTCCAACTACGGGCACTTCCGCAGCCACCGCCGCATCCACACCGGCGAGCGGCCCTACCAGTGCGCAGAGTGCGGCAAGAGCTTCAGCAAGCAGTCCACCTTATACCATCACAGCAAGACGCACACCGGAGAGCGGCCGTACAAGTGCACGCAGTGCGACAAGACCTTCGCCCGGAGCTGCACGCTCAAGCAGCACCAGAGGATGCACTCGGGGGAGAAGCCGTACCAGTGCGTCGTCTGCGGAGACAAGTTCGCGTTCCTTAGCTCGCTACACCAACACCGCAAGAAGCACTGGCAGGACGGCTTGCAGGATGGCGCTGCCACACAGGCGCTCTCCGCACAGGCGCTCGCCACGGGGATCTCCTCAGAAGCGCTGCCTGAGACATCGTTAAAATAA